A single window of Papio anubis isolate 15944 chromosome 8, Panubis1.0, whole genome shotgun sequence DNA harbors:
- the RHPN1 gene encoding rhophilin-1 isoform X2 yields MILEERQDGAGAGEESPRLQGCDSLMQMQCGQLQSRRARIHQQIDKELQMRTGAENLYRATSNNRVRETVALELSYVNSNLQLLKEELEELSGGVDPGQHGSEAVTVPMIPLGLKETKELDWSTPLKELISVHFGEDGTSYEAEIRELEALRQAMRTPSRNEAGLELLTAYYNQLCFLDARFLTPARSLGLFFHWYDSLTGVPAQQRALAFEKGSVLFNIGALHTQIGARQNRSCAEGAHRAVEAFQRAAGTFSLLRENFSHAPSPDMSPASLCALEQLMMAQAQECVFEGLSPPASMAPQDCLAQLRLAQEAAQVAAEYRLVHQTMAQPPVHDYMPVSWTALVHVKAEYFRSLAHYHVAMALCDGSPATEGELPTHEQVFLQPPTSCKPQGPVLPQELEERRQLGKAHLKRAILGQEEALRLHALCRVLREVDLLRAVVAQTLQRSLAKYAELDREDDFCETAEAPDIQPKTHQKPEARTPRLSQGKGPDIFHRLGPLSVFSAKNRWRLVGPIHLTRGEGGFGLTLRGDSPVLIAAVIPGSQAAAAGLKEGDYIVSVNGQPCRWWRHAEVVAELKAAGEAGASLQVVSVLPSSRLPTLGDRRPALLGPRGLLSSQREHGCKTPASTWASPRPLLSWSRKAQQGKPGGCSQPRAPVKPALPSSSKCPGWL; encoded by the exons ATGATCCTGGAGGAGAGGCAGGACGGCGCGGGCGCCGGCGAAGAGAGTCCGCGGCTGCAG GGCTGTGACTCCCTGATGCAGATGCAGTGCGGCCAGCTGCAGAGCCGCAGGGCCCGGATTCACCAGCAGATTGACAAGGAGCTGCAGATGCGTACAGGCGCTGAGAACCTCTACAG AGCCACCAGCAACAACCGGGTGAGAGAGACGGTCGCCCTGGAGCTGAGCTACGTCAACTCCAACCTGCAGCTGCtgaaggaggagctggaggagctCAGCGGTGGCGTGGACCCTGGCCAGCATGGGAG TGAAGCTGTTACTGTCCCCATGATCCCCCTGGGCCTGAAGGAGACCAAGGAGCTGGACTGGTCTACACCACTGAAG GAGCTGATCTCGGTGCACTTTGGAGAGGACGGCACTTCCTACGAGGCAGAAATCAGAGAGCTGGAGGCCCTGCGGCAG GCCATGCGGACCCCCAGCCGGAATGAGGCGGGCCTGGAGCTGCTCACAGCCTACTATAACCAGCTGTGCTTCCTGGACGCGCGCTTCCTCACCCCTGCCAGGAGCCTCGGGCTCTTCTTCCACTG GTACGACTCGCTTACTGGGGTCCCGGCCCAGCAGCGCGCCCTGGCCTTCGAGAAGGGCAGCGTTCTCTTCAACATCGGCGCCCTCCACACGCAGATTGGGGCACGCCAGAACCGCTCCTGCGCCGAGGGTGCCCACCGTGCTGTGGAGGCCTTCCAGAGGGCCGCTG GgaccttcagcctcctgagggagAACTTCTCCCATGCGCCGAGCCCAGACATGAGCCCTGCGTCCCTCTGCGCACTGGAGCAGCTCATGATGGCCCAGGCCCAGGAATGTGTGTTTGAGGGTCTCTCACCCCCTGCCTCCATGGCCCCCCAAGACTGCCTGGCCCAGTTGCGCCTGGCGCAGGAGGCTGCCCAG GTGGCAGCCGAGTACAGACTAGTGCACCAGACCATGGCCCAGCCACCCGTCCACGACTACATGCCCGTCTCCTGGACTGCCCTGGTGCATGTCAAGGCCGAGTACTTCCGCTCCCTGGCCCACTACCACGTAGCCATGGCCCTCTGCGACGGCTCCC CAGCAACCGAGGGAGAGCTCCCCACACACGAGCAGGTCTTCCTCCAGCCCCCCACCTCCTGCAAGCCCCAAGGCCCTGTGCTGCCGCAGGAGCTGGAGGAGCGCAGGCAGCTTG GCAAGGCACACCTGAAGCGCGCCatcctggggcaggaggaggcgCTGCGGCTGCACGCCCTGTGCCGCGTCCTGCGAGAGGTGGACCTGCTGCGGGCTGTGGTCGCCCAGACGCTGCAGCGCTCACTGGCCAAGTATGCGGAGCTTGACCGTGAGGATGACTTCTGTGAGACTGCCGAGGCCCCAGACATCCAGC CTAAGACCCACCAGAAGCCAGAGGCCAGGACGCCACGCCTGTCCCAGGGGAAGGGGCCTGACATCTTCCATCGGCTG GGGCCCCTGTCTGTGTTCTCAGCCAAGAACCGGTGGCGGCTGGTGGGGCCCATCCACCTGACCCGAGGAGAGGGTGGCTTCGGCCTCACGCTTCGGGGAGACTCGCCTGTCCTCATCGCTGCTGTCATTCCAGGGAGCCAGGCCGCG GCGGCCGGCCTGAAGGAGGGTGACTACATTGTGTCAGTGAACGGGCAGCCGTGCAGGTGGTGGAGACACGCAGAGGTGGTGGCGGAGCTGAAGGCTGCGGGAGAGGCGGGTGCCAGCCTGCAGGTGGTGTCAGTGCTGCCCAGCTCTAGGCTGCCCACCTTG GGGGACCGCCGACCCGCCCTGCTGGGCCCCAGGGGGCTTCTAAGCAGCCAGAGGGAGCATGGCTGCAAGACCCCGGCATCCACGTGGGCCAGCCCCCGGCCCCTCCTCAGCTGGAGCCGAAAAGCCCAGCAGGGCAAGCCTGGAGGCTGCTCCCAGCCCCGTGCCCCAGTGAAGCCAGCTCTGCCCTCATCCTCGAAGTGCCCAGGGTGGCTGTGA
- the RHPN1 gene encoding rhophilin-1 isoform X3: MILEERQDGAGAGEESPRLQGCDSLMQMQCGQLQSRRARIHQQIDKELQMRTGAENLYRATSNNRVRETVALELSYVNSNLQLLKEELEELSGGVDPGQHGSEAVTVPMIPLGLKETKELDWSTPLKELISVHFGEDGTSYEAEIRELEALRQAMRTPSRNEAGLELLTAYYNQLCFLDARFLTPARSLGLFFHWYDSLTGVPAQQRALAFEKGSVLFNIGALHTQIGARQNRSCAEGAHRAVEAFQRAAGTFSLLRENFSHAPSPDMSPASLCALEQLMMAQAQECVFEGLSPPASMAPQDCLAQLRLAQEAAQVAAEYRLVHQTMAQPPVHDYMPVSWTALVHVKAEYFRSLAHYHVAMALCDGSPTEGELPTHEQVFLQPPTSCKPQGPVLPQELEERRQLGKAHLKRAILGQEEALRLHALCRVLREVDLLRAVVAQTLQRSLAKYAELDREDDFCETAEAPDIQPKTHQKPEARTPRLSQGKGPDIFHRLGPLSVFSAKNRWRLVGPIHLTRGEGGFGLTLRGDSPVLIAAVIPGSQAAAAGLKEGDYIVSVNGQPCRWWRHAEVVAELKAAGEAGASLQVVSVLPSSRLPTLGDRRPALLGPRGLLSSQREHGCKTPASTWASPRPLLSWSRKAQQGKPGGCSQPRAPVKPALPSSSKCPGWL, from the exons ATGATCCTGGAGGAGAGGCAGGACGGCGCGGGCGCCGGCGAAGAGAGTCCGCGGCTGCAG GGCTGTGACTCCCTGATGCAGATGCAGTGCGGCCAGCTGCAGAGCCGCAGGGCCCGGATTCACCAGCAGATTGACAAGGAGCTGCAGATGCGTACAGGCGCTGAGAACCTCTACAG AGCCACCAGCAACAACCGGGTGAGAGAGACGGTCGCCCTGGAGCTGAGCTACGTCAACTCCAACCTGCAGCTGCtgaaggaggagctggaggagctCAGCGGTGGCGTGGACCCTGGCCAGCATGGGAG TGAAGCTGTTACTGTCCCCATGATCCCCCTGGGCCTGAAGGAGACCAAGGAGCTGGACTGGTCTACACCACTGAAG GAGCTGATCTCGGTGCACTTTGGAGAGGACGGCACTTCCTACGAGGCAGAAATCAGAGAGCTGGAGGCCCTGCGGCAG GCCATGCGGACCCCCAGCCGGAATGAGGCGGGCCTGGAGCTGCTCACAGCCTACTATAACCAGCTGTGCTTCCTGGACGCGCGCTTCCTCACCCCTGCCAGGAGCCTCGGGCTCTTCTTCCACTG GTACGACTCGCTTACTGGGGTCCCGGCCCAGCAGCGCGCCCTGGCCTTCGAGAAGGGCAGCGTTCTCTTCAACATCGGCGCCCTCCACACGCAGATTGGGGCACGCCAGAACCGCTCCTGCGCCGAGGGTGCCCACCGTGCTGTGGAGGCCTTCCAGAGGGCCGCTG GgaccttcagcctcctgagggagAACTTCTCCCATGCGCCGAGCCCAGACATGAGCCCTGCGTCCCTCTGCGCACTGGAGCAGCTCATGATGGCCCAGGCCCAGGAATGTGTGTTTGAGGGTCTCTCACCCCCTGCCTCCATGGCCCCCCAAGACTGCCTGGCCCAGTTGCGCCTGGCGCAGGAGGCTGCCCAG GTGGCAGCCGAGTACAGACTAGTGCACCAGACCATGGCCCAGCCACCCGTCCACGACTACATGCCCGTCTCCTGGACTGCCCTGGTGCATGTCAAGGCCGAGTACTTCCGCTCCCTGGCCCACTACCACGTAGCCATGGCCCTCTGCGACGGCTCCC CAACCGAGGGAGAGCTCCCCACACACGAGCAGGTCTTCCTCCAGCCCCCCACCTCCTGCAAGCCCCAAGGCCCTGTGCTGCCGCAGGAGCTGGAGGAGCGCAGGCAGCTTG GCAAGGCACACCTGAAGCGCGCCatcctggggcaggaggaggcgCTGCGGCTGCACGCCCTGTGCCGCGTCCTGCGAGAGGTGGACCTGCTGCGGGCTGTGGTCGCCCAGACGCTGCAGCGCTCACTGGCCAAGTATGCGGAGCTTGACCGTGAGGATGACTTCTGTGAGACTGCCGAGGCCCCAGACATCCAGC CTAAGACCCACCAGAAGCCAGAGGCCAGGACGCCACGCCTGTCCCAGGGGAAGGGGCCTGACATCTTCCATCGGCTG GGGCCCCTGTCTGTGTTCTCAGCCAAGAACCGGTGGCGGCTGGTGGGGCCCATCCACCTGACCCGAGGAGAGGGTGGCTTCGGCCTCACGCTTCGGGGAGACTCGCCTGTCCTCATCGCTGCTGTCATTCCAGGGAGCCAGGCCGCG GCGGCCGGCCTGAAGGAGGGTGACTACATTGTGTCAGTGAACGGGCAGCCGTGCAGGTGGTGGAGACACGCAGAGGTGGTGGCGGAGCTGAAGGCTGCGGGAGAGGCGGGTGCCAGCCTGCAGGTGGTGTCAGTGCTGCCCAGCTCTAGGCTGCCCACCTTG GGGGACCGCCGACCCGCCCTGCTGGGCCCCAGGGGGCTTCTAAGCAGCCAGAGGGAGCATGGCTGCAAGACCCCGGCATCCACGTGGGCCAGCCCCCGGCCCCTCCTCAGCTGGAGCCGAAAAGCCCAGCAGGGCAAGCCTGGAGGCTGCTCCCAGCCCCGTGCCCCAGTGAAGCCAGCTCTGCCCTCATCCTCGAAGTGCCCAGGGTGGCTGTGA
- the RHPN1 gene encoding rhophilin-1 isoform X1: MILEERQDGAGAGEESPRLQGCDSLMQMQCGQLQSRRARIHQQIDKELQMRTGAENLYRATSNNRVRETVALELSYVNSNLQLLKEELEELSGGVDPGQHGSEAVTVPMIPLGLKETKELDWSTPLKELISVHFGEDGTSYEAEIRELEALRQAMRTPSRNEAGLELLTAYYNQLCFLDARFLTPARSLGLFFHWYDSLTGVPAQQRALAFEKGSVLFNIGALHTQIGARQNRSCAEGAHRAVEAFQRAAGTFSLLRENFSHAPSPDMSPASLCALEQLMMAQAQECVFEGLSPPASMAPQDCLAQLRLAQEAAQVAAEYRLVHQTMAQPPVHDYMPVSWTALVHVKAEYFRSLAHYHVAMALCDGSRECPPHLPMMLQRPPAQGSWPLCPPAATEGELPTHEQVFLQPPTSCKPQGPVLPQELEERRQLGKAHLKRAILGQEEALRLHALCRVLREVDLLRAVVAQTLQRSLAKYAELDREDDFCETAEAPDIQPKTHQKPEARTPRLSQGKGPDIFHRLGPLSVFSAKNRWRLVGPIHLTRGEGGFGLTLRGDSPVLIAAVIPGSQAAAAGLKEGDYIVSVNGQPCRWWRHAEVVAELKAAGEAGASLQVVSVLPSSRLPTLGDRRPALLGPRGLLSSQREHGCKTPASTWASPRPLLSWSRKAQQGKPGGCSQPRAPVKPALPSSSKCPGWL; this comes from the exons ATGATCCTGGAGGAGAGGCAGGACGGCGCGGGCGCCGGCGAAGAGAGTCCGCGGCTGCAG GGCTGTGACTCCCTGATGCAGATGCAGTGCGGCCAGCTGCAGAGCCGCAGGGCCCGGATTCACCAGCAGATTGACAAGGAGCTGCAGATGCGTACAGGCGCTGAGAACCTCTACAG AGCCACCAGCAACAACCGGGTGAGAGAGACGGTCGCCCTGGAGCTGAGCTACGTCAACTCCAACCTGCAGCTGCtgaaggaggagctggaggagctCAGCGGTGGCGTGGACCCTGGCCAGCATGGGAG TGAAGCTGTTACTGTCCCCATGATCCCCCTGGGCCTGAAGGAGACCAAGGAGCTGGACTGGTCTACACCACTGAAG GAGCTGATCTCGGTGCACTTTGGAGAGGACGGCACTTCCTACGAGGCAGAAATCAGAGAGCTGGAGGCCCTGCGGCAG GCCATGCGGACCCCCAGCCGGAATGAGGCGGGCCTGGAGCTGCTCACAGCCTACTATAACCAGCTGTGCTTCCTGGACGCGCGCTTCCTCACCCCTGCCAGGAGCCTCGGGCTCTTCTTCCACTG GTACGACTCGCTTACTGGGGTCCCGGCCCAGCAGCGCGCCCTGGCCTTCGAGAAGGGCAGCGTTCTCTTCAACATCGGCGCCCTCCACACGCAGATTGGGGCACGCCAGAACCGCTCCTGCGCCGAGGGTGCCCACCGTGCTGTGGAGGCCTTCCAGAGGGCCGCTG GgaccttcagcctcctgagggagAACTTCTCCCATGCGCCGAGCCCAGACATGAGCCCTGCGTCCCTCTGCGCACTGGAGCAGCTCATGATGGCCCAGGCCCAGGAATGTGTGTTTGAGGGTCTCTCACCCCCTGCCTCCATGGCCCCCCAAGACTGCCTGGCCCAGTTGCGCCTGGCGCAGGAGGCTGCCCAG GTGGCAGCCGAGTACAGACTAGTGCACCAGACCATGGCCCAGCCACCCGTCCACGACTACATGCCCGTCTCCTGGACTGCCCTGGTGCATGTCAAGGCCGAGTACTTCCGCTCCCTGGCCCACTACCACGTAGCCATGGCCCTCTGCGACGGCTCCCGTGAGTGCCCACCGCACTTGCCCATGATGCTGCAAAGGCCCCCCGCTCAGGGCTCATGGCCTCTCTGTCCCCCAGCAGCAACCGAGGGAGAGCTCCCCACACACGAGCAGGTCTTCCTCCAGCCCCCCACCTCCTGCAAGCCCCAAGGCCCTGTGCTGCCGCAGGAGCTGGAGGAGCGCAGGCAGCTTG GCAAGGCACACCTGAAGCGCGCCatcctggggcaggaggaggcgCTGCGGCTGCACGCCCTGTGCCGCGTCCTGCGAGAGGTGGACCTGCTGCGGGCTGTGGTCGCCCAGACGCTGCAGCGCTCACTGGCCAAGTATGCGGAGCTTGACCGTGAGGATGACTTCTGTGAGACTGCCGAGGCCCCAGACATCCAGC CTAAGACCCACCAGAAGCCAGAGGCCAGGACGCCACGCCTGTCCCAGGGGAAGGGGCCTGACATCTTCCATCGGCTG GGGCCCCTGTCTGTGTTCTCAGCCAAGAACCGGTGGCGGCTGGTGGGGCCCATCCACCTGACCCGAGGAGAGGGTGGCTTCGGCCTCACGCTTCGGGGAGACTCGCCTGTCCTCATCGCTGCTGTCATTCCAGGGAGCCAGGCCGCG GCGGCCGGCCTGAAGGAGGGTGACTACATTGTGTCAGTGAACGGGCAGCCGTGCAGGTGGTGGAGACACGCAGAGGTGGTGGCGGAGCTGAAGGCTGCGGGAGAGGCGGGTGCCAGCCTGCAGGTGGTGTCAGTGCTGCCCAGCTCTAGGCTGCCCACCTTG GGGGACCGCCGACCCGCCCTGCTGGGCCCCAGGGGGCTTCTAAGCAGCCAGAGGGAGCATGGCTGCAAGACCCCGGCATCCACGTGGGCCAGCCCCCGGCCCCTCCTCAGCTGGAGCCGAAAAGCCCAGCAGGGCAAGCCTGGAGGCTGCTCCCAGCCCCGTGCCCCAGTGAAGCCAGCTCTGCCCTCATCCTCGAAGTGCCCAGGGTGGCTGTGA